One genomic region from Nitrospirae bacterium CG2_30_53_67 encodes:
- a CDS encoding beta-ketoacyl-[acyl-carrier-protein] synthase II, with protein MHTRIAVTGMGAVTPLGNSMEETWQGLVRGRSGIGPITRFDASNLPCRIAGEIRDLPKDPYPKKLLRRLDPFVLYALTACSEAFSQAGLDRSGWDRTRAGVVIGSSRGGITTLEAGMASYARKGFQGLSPHLTVSSLINQAPAMISMQHQLLGPSLAVSTACASGAHAIGEAVRILRSGDADLIISGGSEAPITSMIIGGFARARALSRRNQEPEKACRPFDRDRDGFVISEGAGILILETWEHAESRGVKILGEILGFGLSSDACHMTAPDPRGDGMIRALRLAMRDAGIGPNEIDLINTHGTGTRLNDRIEALALNSALGPRSAVIPACAIKSMTGHMLGASGALEAIASILSANTGIIPPILNLEHPDPECGLNFVCGEPQRARITTVLSSSFAFGGANAVLIVRGAAF; from the coding sequence ATGCATACAAGGATTGCGGTCACCGGCATGGGGGCTGTGACTCCCCTGGGAAATTCCATGGAGGAGACCTGGCAGGGCCTGGTCCGAGGCCGGTCCGGCATCGGCCCCATCACCCGTTTCGATGCTTCAAACCTCCCCTGCCGGATTGCCGGAGAAATCCGGGATCTCCCCAAAGACCCATATCCTAAAAAGCTTCTTCGCCGCCTCGACCCCTTTGTCTTATACGCCCTTACCGCGTGTTCCGAGGCGTTCTCTCAGGCCGGACTCGACCGCTCCGGGTGGGACCGGACACGGGCCGGCGTGGTCATCGGCTCCAGCAGGGGGGGGATCACGACCCTGGAAGCCGGCATGGCCTCGTATGCCCGAAAGGGATTTCAGGGACTTTCCCCTCATCTTACGGTCTCATCGCTGATCAACCAGGCCCCTGCCATGATCTCCATGCAGCATCAGCTTCTCGGTCCGAGCCTTGCCGTATCCACGGCCTGCGCCTCCGGCGCCCATGCCATCGGGGAAGCGGTCAGAATCCTCCGGTCCGGAGACGCGGACCTCATCATCAGCGGAGGTTCGGAAGCGCCCATCACCTCCATGATCATCGGCGGATTTGCCAGGGCGCGCGCCCTCTCCCGGAGAAATCAAGAGCCGGAGAAGGCCTGCCGGCCGTTTGACAGGGACCGGGACGGATTTGTGATCAGTGAGGGGGCTGGAATCCTGATCCTCGAAACATGGGAACATGCTGAATCGCGCGGGGTCAAGATCTTAGGCGAGATCCTTGGGTTCGGCCTGTCATCCGATGCCTGCCACATGACGGCCCCCGACCCGAGGGGAGACGGGATGATCCGGGCCCTGCGGCTGGCCATGAGGGATGCCGGGATCGGGCCGAATGAGATCGATCTGATCAATACCCACGGCACCGGAACCCGACTGAATGACCGGATCGAGGCATTGGCGCTCAACTCTGCCCTGGGCCCTCGGTCTGCGGTGATCCCGGCCTGCGCCATCAAGTCCATGACCGGACATATGCTCGGCGCCAGCGGAGCTTTGGAAGCCATTGCCTCCATCCTGAGTGCCAACACAGGGATCATCCCTCCTATCCTAAATCTCGAACACCCGGACCCGGAGTGCGGTTTGAACTTTGTTTGCGGCGAGCCGCAACGGGCAAGGATAACGACGGTCCTCTCCTCCTCTTTCGCCTTCGGCGGCGCCAACGCGGTCCTGATCGTACGCGGGGCCGCCTTTTGA